A segment of the Prochlorococcus sp. RS04 genome:
ATTCTTTTTGATCTCCCAATAGGCCACATATCAGGGAATGCATGCATCCCGTTAGGGTATGAAGCAACCTTAAATGGTGACAACGGCATTCTTAGTATCGATAAACCTTTTTAACTAGGAGTTCTTCACAAAAAGTTTTGCTATTTTCAAATCTATAGGGGATGTAATTTTTATATTTGAATAAGTTCCTTCAATAATCTTTACTTTCCAATTAAGCATTTCGAATAGAGAAGCATCATCTGTGACTTTCCAGTTTTTATCAATTGCCATCTTATGAGCTTTTTTTAATCTATCTACTAAAAAGCCCTGAGGAGTTTGCGCTGCCCATAAATAATTTCTATCTGGTGTTTCTTTAATAAAACCTTCATTATCAACAATCTTAATAGTGTCTGTTACCTTAGTAGCTAAAATTACAGCTTCATATTCATCTAATTGCTTAGCACATAGGTCTATCAATTCAGGATTAATTAGACATCTAGCCCCATCATGTATTAAAACTTTTTCAGCATCTTTTGGTAACGCTTTTAAACCATTAAAAACTGATTGTTGTCTGGTGTCACCACCATTAATCCAATGAACTTTATGGGCAAAATCCTTAGCTGAATTTAGTAATAAGTATTTATCTTTCGTTTGCCCAATTATTCCAACCCAGTTTGTTGAGCTTGCAGAAAATACAGATTTAAGTGTCCAATAAATCAAAGACTCTCCCTCTAAATCAATAAGTAATTTATTTTTTCCAGCTTTCATTCTGCTACCACTCCCTGCAGCTGGTATTAAAAAATGCACAATAAAAGGACTTAATATTTTCTAGACAATTATAAATAAAAGCAATATCTTTACACAAATAGTACTACGATTGAAAATTATAAAATTTCATAATGTCCAATACAGATTCATTATCAGGCAAAGTTGCTTTAATCACTGGAGCTAGCAGAGGAATTGGTAAAGAAATTGCTTTAGAACTAAGCCGCCTAGGAGCAGAAGTTTTTATTAATTACTCTTCTTCTGATGAAAAAGCTGAAGAAGTTGTAAATTCAATAAAAAATTCGGGAGGTAAAGCTCATAAATTAAAGTTTGATGTATCAAGAGAGGATTCTGTCAGTTCAGCTTTTGAAGAAATCATAAAAATTAATGGTTCCATTGATATTCTTATTAACAATGCTGGTATTACTAGAGATGGACTATTGATGAGAATGAAATCGGAACAATGGGATGATGTATTAAATACAAACTTAAAAGGGGTTTTTCTTTGTACAAAATATGCTTCAAAATTTATGATGAAAAAAAGAAGTGGTAGTATCGTAAATATTTCATCTGTTGTTGGAATAATTGGTAATCCCGGTCAAGCAAATTATTCTGCAGCTAAAGCTGGAGTTATTGGATTCACCAAAACTTGTGCTAAAGAATTTGCTTCAAGAGGTATAAACGTAAATGCAATAGCTCCAGGCTTTATAGAAACAGAAATGACTGAGAAACTTAATACTGAAGAGATACTTAAAGTTATCCCTTTAGGAAAATTAGGAAGTTGTACTCAAATTGCAAACTTAGTGTCATTCTTAGTTTCAAGTGATGCAGGAAGTTACATTACAGGGCAGACAATCAGTATAGACGGGGGTATGAGTATTTAGTTATGTACTTTCATAAGGCTGACCTAATTCATCTCTCAACCTTCTAATTTTTTGTAAAAGTTTTAGTCTTCGACTTCTAGCAGTTAATGTTAAGAAAAATCTTAAAGGAAAGTATATTAGTGTCATAGCAATCGCGAGGATTGCGGTAAGAGTAAAAATAAGATTATTTGTTTCTTCCATAACTTAAAGATACTCTTATTTGAGTTAATTTGTATGTTCTATCAAAAGAAATTCGGCTTTCCCCACTTAATTAAATATCCCCTAAAAATGATTCTATGGGAGATTAGAATAAGACAAAAGATCGAGTAAACATGGCTAAACAGTTAAGTTTTTCTAATGAATCAAGAGAAGCGCTAGAAAAAGGTGTTAATTTCGTAGCTAATGCGGTAAAGGTTACTATTGGGCCGAAAGCAAAAAACGTTGTAATAGAAAAGAAATTTGGTTCACCAGATATAGTAAGAGATGGATCTACAGTTGCTAAAGAGATCGAGATTGAAAACCCTATTTCTAATTTAGGTGCGAAATTAATAGAACAAGTTGCATCCAAGACAAAAGAGAGTGCTGGTGATGGAACAACAACAGCAACCATTTTGGCTCAGAAGATGGTTCAGGAGGGATTAAAAAATATTGCCTCTGGCGCCAACCCTATGGAGTTAAAAAAAGGTATGGAGGCAGGCCTAGCTTTTGTCTTAGAAAAATTAAGTTCCAAAAGTATTTCATTAAATGGTTCTGATATCCAAAAAGTTGCAACAGTTAGTGCTGGAGGTGATGAAGAAATTGGATCTATAATTTCTAAAGCAATGGATATTGTTACTTCAGATGGTGTAATAACTGTCGAAGAATCTCAATCACTAGAAACAGAATTAGATATAACTGAAGGTATGTCTTTTGATAGAGGTTATAGTTCTCCATATTTCGTAACAGACCAAGAAAGACAAGTTTGTGAACTTGAAAATCCTAAAATATTAATAACTGATCAAAAAGTCTCAACTTTAGTTGATCTAGTTCCAATACTTGAAGAAATTCAGAAGTCAGGCTCACCTTTTCTAATTCTTGCTGAAGATATTGAAGGAGAGGCTTTAACTACTCTGGTTTTAAATAAGAATAGTGGGGTTTTAAATGTTGCTTCCGTAAGAGCTCCTTTATTTGGCGAGAGAAGAAAAGCTGCCCTCGAAGATATTGCAATTCTCATAGGGGCTAAGTTAATTAGCGAAGATAAATCCATGACACTTGATAAAGTATCGATTAATGATTTAGGAAAAGCAAAAAAAATAACTATCACCAAGGATAAAACTACAATTGTTGCCTTCGAAGACACTAAAGATTTAGTTAAAGCGAGAGTAGAGCAATTAAAGAGAGAAGTTAAAATAACTGAATCTGAGTATGATCAGGATAAAATAAATGAAAGGATAGCCAAACTAGCCGGAGGAGTAGCGCTTATCAAAGTAGGAGCTGCTACAGAAACAGAGATGAAGCATAATAAGTTGAGAATCGAAGATTCCCTTAATGCTACGAAAGCTGCTATTGAAGAGGGTGTTGTTTCTGGAGGAGGACAAACTTTAATTGAAATATCAGATGACCTTTTAAATTTAAGTGAAACATCTTCAGATGATTTAAGAACAGGGATAAATATAGTCAAAGAAGCCCTTTTGGAACCCACCAAACAGATAGCAAAAAATGCTGGTTTTAATGGAGATGTAGTTGTCGCTGAAATTAAAAGACTTAACAAAGGTTTTAATGCTAATTCAGGAAAATATGAGGATTTAAAAGATTCAGGAATCTTAGATCCAACCAAAGTAATAAGATTAGCTCTTCAAGATTCAGTATCTATTGCAGCTATGCTCCTCACAACAGAAGTTGCTATGGCAGACATTCCAGAGCCTGAAGCCGCAGCCCCTGGAGGACCAGGTGGAGATCCAATGGGGGGAATGGGTGGCATGGGAATGCCAGGAATGGGTGGCATGGGAATGCCGGGTATGGGTGGCATGGGAATGCCGGGAATGGGTGGCATGGGAATGCCAGGAATGGGTGGCATGGGAATGCCGGGTATGATGTAAAAGCTAACTAGCTTTTTTATCGTTGTTAATCCACTTTCTTAAATTTTTAATATAAGGTAGGGGTAATTTTGGGGTTTCAGTAAATTGATTTATTTTATTGGAATTTTGATTTTTACTAGATATTTCATTGCTTCTAGCAGTTTCCAAGCTATTTGATTCTATCTTTGTTTCTTCAATATTTTCAAAAGTTTTTGATAATTCAAGCTTAATTTGTTCCTGATTTTCTTCATACACTTCATCAATTAAAGAGATATGTTCTTGATTTTCTTCTTCACGCTGATTTTCTTTTTGTAGTGAACTATGGATTAATAAATCATTTAATGAATCAATCCCAAATCTATGGACCCACTTAAGAACAACATTTTCTTTAAGCAAAAAATTATTTTCTAAAGAGGCTTGTTTAAAAACTTCTATTAAATGATTTTTTAAAAGCATAAAATTTCTAATTTAACTTTCTATTTAACAGAGGCCTTATAATAATCAAGGAAAAAACTGTTAAAGAAAATAAAATTGAGATACAACTCTTACAAGTTAAATCACCATATGGGGCATGTAAAGCCACTAATTCTAAATCAATAGTTTGTGTATAGGCAGTCCTAATAGGTTCAATAGCAAAAGTTAATGGATTTAATGAAGCTAACCAGCCCAGCCAATTTGGCATAAAAGAGATTGGAGCTAAAGCAGTACTAGCAAATAGAAGAGGTAAATTTATTACGAATATAAGAGCGATTAATTCAATATGTCCCGGCAAAACAAACGCTAAACATAAACTCATTGATGTCACAAAAAGAACTAATAAAATTAGTGTTGTAAATACAATTCCTAAACCATATAAGTTGGGCCATCCATAACCCAAAATGTATGAAACAATCATTATTACAATACTCTGAACGAAGCTCAAGATTGTTATGTAAAAAAAAGAAGATAAAACTATGGATAATCTACTGGTTAAAGGAGCCACAAGTAATCTATTAAGAAATCCAAACTCTCTATCAAACATTAAAGGAAGACCAGAGTTTAGGGCTCCGCTAAAAGCAGTAAAAACAATAAGCCCTGCTCCTAAAAAATTACCATAAGAATCAACACCTGGTAAGAAACCTTCAGGAGCTTTAGAGAATAATGCCCCAAATAAAAAAAGCCAAATTATTGGTTGTAATATTCCTGCTAAAAGAGTTGATGGTCTTCTTTTTAATTGAATAAACAATCTCTTTGTCAAGGCAAATGTTTCTTGATATAAAAAAAATATTTTATACTGTTGTAATTCCATAATTAGCCGTAATTAGAATTCATTATAGTGAGTTAACCAAAAGTTTTTTTATCGCATCGATTGCTTTGATTCTTTTTTTAGGTCTCTTTTCCCTGCCATAGAAATTTCAGCATCCAATAATGTTTTCCCAGTTGCCTGAAGATATACATCATCCAAGCTTGGCCGACTTTGGGTAAGAGAAAAAATTTCAAACTTTGAGAAAGCCAATTCCACTTTTAGCTTTGTAAGTAAATCTTTTTGCTTATCTGCTACGAAATTTATCGAGAACCCTTGAGCTTCATTTATGATAATCTGACTAATTCCATCTATTGAAGATAAAATTTTAGATATATTATTTGCTTCTTCCTGATTACTAAATTCTCTGACTTTCAAAGTTACTCTATCTCCTCCTAATTTATTTTTGAGCTCTGCTGGAGTCCCTTTTGCTATAACTCTTCCATCATCAATTATCGCTAATCTGTCTGCCAATTTATCTATTTCATCAAGATAGTGACTACTTAAAATAATAGTCATTCCATTATTTCTCAAATCTTTCAAAAGTTGCCATATAATATTTCTACTTTCAATATCTAAACCAACTGTAGGTTCATCCAAAATTAATACTTGGGGCAAATGTAAAAGTCCAGCTGCCAGATCTATTCTTCTTTTCATTCCCCCTGAATAAGTTCCGCACTTACGATCAATCCAATCATTCATTTCTAATTGATCTATTAATTTATTTATCCTTTCAAATTTTTTATTTTTGTTGATGTGATATAAATCTGATTGAAAATCCAAAAGCTCTCGTCCAGTTAATATTTTATCAAGTGCAATGTCTTGGGCAACATAACCAATTAATTCTCTAATTTTCCTTGAATTTTTTATCAGATTAATATTATTTATAAAAACTTCTCCACTATCAGGCTCTATTAAAGTAGCAAGTATTTTTATTAGTGTTGATTTGCCAGCACCATTTGGTCCTAGTATTCCGAATAATGTGCCAGCTTCAATTTCTATAGATAAATTTTTTAATGCCTTGATATCTGAATAAGATTTTGAAAGCCCTTTTACTTTTATATAATCCATCAAACTTACAATTTACTTAAAAAACATTTTACATCTAATTTAATTACTAAGCAGGGATACTATAGATAAAAATATTTGCATAGATTGTTGCTCAAATTCTACAGATAGTTGGGTTCTGGAAATTAATAACAAAAGACAAATACCAAACATATATAGAATAGACCACCTAAAGAGAGACTTTGCTCTTGAAAGATCATCAGGAGATTTGTTTAATTCATTTATTAATTGCAAAAATCTTCCATTAAATGGTAATAATATAATTCCGTATAAAAGACCCCCTTCAGGCAAGGCAAAAACTCCCATAACACTCATTAAAATTGTTGCCCATCCATAACGAGAAATCGCTTTAGCAGTAAAAACAGATCCTTTAACGGAAGGGAGCATAGGAATACCAACAGATGCGTAATCATCCTTCAACAAAATTGCAAGTGCCCAAAAATGAGCTGGGGTCCATAACATTACTAAACCAAACAACCACCAACCACTAAGACCTACATGCCCTGTAGCAGCAGATGCTCCAACTAAAGGTGGTATCGCACCAGCAACTCCTCCGAAGACAATATTTTTTGTTGTACGAGGTTTCAAAATAACTGTATATAAAATTACGTAGCTAAATAAACCAAGAAGAGTTAATCCCGCAGCCAAATAATTTACACCACTTACTAAAAGCATCGAAGCTGCCAAAGTACATGATACGGCTGCTAAAAATACAGTCTCAGATGACAACTTTCCAGCTGGCAAAGCTCTTTTGCTAGTTCTTATCATCCTCTTATCTAATTCCATTTCCCACAAGCAATTAAGAGCTCCTGCGGCTGCTGCTGCCAAAGCTCCGCCTCCTAAAGTACAGATAAGTTTTGGTGAAGACAAAGGCCATTCTTCAGTTAAAGCCATTCCTCCCAAAGTTGTTGCCAGTAAAAGTGGGATTAATCTGGGTTTTGCTACTTCAAGCCAAGGGGGCAAAGTTATTTTTTTTCTTGAAGGTACAACTTCATCCCTAATTGAAGATTTATAGTTCAAGTTTTCTAAGTTACTACTGTTCATGAATTGATCCCAACCATTTGAGAATTTAGGGAGTGGTTTAGACCTTTTTTGGTCAAAGGATTTCTAAAAATTAATGTTGTTAATATCGCAATAAATAAAGAGGCGTTAAGTTGATGACCGATAATAAAAATAGGTTCATTCAAATTTGTTTTAAGACTTAAAACACCCAAGGAAATTTGAGAAAACAATAGAAAAATAAGTGCTGAGAGATATTTCCAATTTTCATTTAGCAAACTTCTCTTGTAAATTGCAGTAGCAATAATCAATAGAATTGAAAAAGCAATTGGAAAAGCAAATAATTTATGAGTATTTAGAATTAAACATTGTTTATTAAAAGATAAACAAATATGTGCTGACCAGGTTGATGAAAGCCTTACTCCAATAAAAGATTGAATAAGAGTAAGTAAAAGAGGGAAAAACAATAAAAATCTCCACCAAATTAATGGCTCTTCTACATCGTCATTTTCTAAATTTTGATTTATTGAAATAGTTGTGATGAGAAGAAGAAAAGCTATTAAAAGATGGCCAGTAACAGTATATGAATCAAGCAAGTTTATTACTGTTAAAGCTCCAAAAGATCCTTGGACAATAACGAGAAAAAGTAATAGTGAATAAGTTTTAGGTAACCAATTTGGAATTTCATTTTTCCAAATAATTGAAAGGGAAAATTTAAAAAGAATTAATATTCCAACCAAAAAAGCATCTAGACGATGAAACCACTCTAGAAATACTCTTAGGTTCATATGATTAAAAGGCAAAAAAGATCCATAACATAATGGCCAATCTGGACAGGCAAGTCCAGCCTCCATGACTCTAGTAGCACCTCCAATTACGATTAGTGCGATGAGTGCGAATACACTATGACTTCCCAACCTTTTAAAAATTGTAAGATATTTTGATTTATATAATTGATTATTAATCAAATGGATAAAACCTATTATTTTGCATAATAAATTAGATTTAAAAACCAAACATTAATTAAAAATTAATATGTTTAATTTGAAAAATAATTTACTAATTTAATCTTTTTTCCCTGACAATTAACTCTAAAAAGTTATTAATAATACGCCTTTTATTTCATAAATCTTAAGAAGTTGTGAATTTAAATGTTTTTCTTTTAACAAAAGATGCAGAATTAAAAAAATTGAATATCTTGAGGATATAAATACAAATTTTTATAGCTCAATTGTTAAATAAAAGCTTTTATTTAATTCTAATTATTTCCCT
Coding sequences within it:
- the ispD gene encoding 2-C-methyl-D-erythritol 4-phosphate cytidylyltransferase — translated: MHFLIPAAGSGSRMKAGKNKLLIDLEGESLIYWTLKSVFSASSTNWVGIIGQTKDKYLLLNSAKDFAHKVHWINGGDTRQQSVFNGLKALPKDAEKVLIHDGARCLINPELIDLCAKQLDEYEAVILATKVTDTIKIVDNEGFIKETPDRNYLWAAQTPQGFLVDRLKKAHKMAIDKNWKVTDDASLFEMLNWKVKIIEGTYSNIKITSPIDLKIAKLFVKNS
- the fabG gene encoding 3-oxoacyl-[acyl-carrier-protein] reductase produces the protein MSNTDSLSGKVALITGASRGIGKEIALELSRLGAEVFINYSSSDEKAEEVVNSIKNSGGKAHKLKFDVSREDSVSSAFEEIIKINGSIDILINNAGITRDGLLMRMKSEQWDDVLNTNLKGVFLCTKYASKFMMKKRSGSIVNISSVVGIIGNPGQANYSAAKAGVIGFTKTCAKEFASRGINVNAIAPGFIETEMTEKLNTEEILKVIPLGKLGSCTQIANLVSFLVSSDAGSYITGQTISIDGGMSI
- the groL gene encoding chaperonin GroEL (60 kDa chaperone family; promotes refolding of misfolded polypeptides especially under stressful conditions; forms two stacked rings of heptamers to form a barrel-shaped 14mer; ends can be capped by GroES; misfolded proteins enter the barrel where they are refolded when GroES binds); its protein translation is MAKQLSFSNESREALEKGVNFVANAVKVTIGPKAKNVVIEKKFGSPDIVRDGSTVAKEIEIENPISNLGAKLIEQVASKTKESAGDGTTTATILAQKMVQEGLKNIASGANPMELKKGMEAGLAFVLEKLSSKSISLNGSDIQKVATVSAGGDEEIGSIISKAMDIVTSDGVITVEESQSLETELDITEGMSFDRGYSSPYFVTDQERQVCELENPKILITDQKVSTLVDLVPILEEIQKSGSPFLILAEDIEGEALTTLVLNKNSGVLNVASVRAPLFGERRKAALEDIAILIGAKLISEDKSMTLDKVSINDLGKAKKITITKDKTTIVAFEDTKDLVKARVEQLKREVKITESEYDQDKINERIAKLAGGVALIKVGAATETEMKHNKLRIEDSLNATKAAIEEGVVSGGGQTLIEISDDLLNLSETSSDDLRTGINIVKEALLEPTKQIAKNAGFNGDVVVAEIKRLNKGFNANSGKYEDLKDSGILDPTKVIRLALQDSVSIAAMLLTTEVAMADIPEPEAAAPGGPGGDPMGGMGGMGMPGMGGMGMPGMGGMGMPGMGGMGMPGMGGMGMPGMM
- a CDS encoding glycoprotein, which encodes MLLKNHLIEVFKQASLENNFLLKENVVLKWVHRFGIDSLNDLLIHSSLQKENQREEENQEHISLIDEVYEENQEQIKLELSKTFENIEETKIESNSLETARSNEISSKNQNSNKINQFTETPKLPLPYIKNLRKWINNDKKAS
- a CDS encoding ABC transporter permease, whose translation is MELQQYKIFFLYQETFALTKRLFIQLKRRPSTLLAGILQPIIWLFLFGALFSKAPEGFLPGVDSYGNFLGAGLIVFTAFSGALNSGLPLMFDREFGFLNRLLVAPLTSRLSIVLSSFFYITILSFVQSIVIMIVSYILGYGWPNLYGLGIVFTTLILLVLFVTSMSLCLAFVLPGHIELIALIFVINLPLLFASTALAPISFMPNWLGWLASLNPLTFAIEPIRTAYTQTIDLELVALHAPYGDLTCKSCISILFSLTVFSLIIIRPLLNRKLN
- a CDS encoding ABC transporter ATP-binding protein, translating into MDYIKVKGLSKSYSDIKALKNLSIEIEAGTLFGILGPNGAGKSTLIKILATLIEPDSGEVFINNINLIKNSRKIRELIGYVAQDIALDKILTGRELLDFQSDLYHINKNKKFERINKLIDQLEMNDWIDRKCGTYSGGMKRRIDLAAGLLHLPQVLILDEPTVGLDIESRNIIWQLLKDLRNNGMTIILSSHYLDEIDKLADRLAIIDDGRVIAKGTPAELKNKLGGDRVTLKVREFSNQEEANNISKILSSIDGISQIIINEAQGFSINFVADKQKDLLTKLKVELAFSKFEIFSLTQSRPSLDDVYLQATGKTLLDAEISMAGKRDLKKESKQSMR
- a CDS encoding heme o synthase; protein product: MNSSNLENLNYKSSIRDEVVPSRKKITLPPWLEVAKPRLIPLLLATTLGGMALTEEWPLSSPKLICTLGGGALAAAAAGALNCLWEMELDKRMIRTSKRALPAGKLSSETVFLAAVSCTLAASMLLVSGVNYLAAGLTLLGLFSYVILYTVILKPRTTKNIVFGGVAGAIPPLVGASAATGHVGLSGWWLFGLVMLWTPAHFWALAILLKDDYASVGIPMLPSVKGSVFTAKAISRYGWATILMSVMGVFALPEGGLLYGIILLPFNGRFLQLINELNKSPDDLSRAKSLFRWSILYMFGICLLLLISRTQLSVEFEQQSMQIFLSIVSLLSN
- a CDS encoding COX15/CtaA family protein, whose product is MINNQLYKSKYLTIFKRLGSHSVFALIALIVIGGATRVMEAGLACPDWPLCYGSFLPFNHMNLRVFLEWFHRLDAFLVGILILFKFSLSIIWKNEIPNWLPKTYSLLLFLVIVQGSFGALTVINLLDSYTVTGHLLIAFLLLITTISINQNLENDDVEEPLIWWRFLLFFPLLLTLIQSFIGVRLSSTWSAHICLSFNKQCLILNTHKLFAFPIAFSILLIIATAIYKRSLLNENWKYLSALIFLLFSQISLGVLSLKTNLNEPIFIIGHQLNASLFIAILTTLIFRNPLTKKGLNHSLNSQMVGINS